A region of Candidatus Methylomirabilota bacterium DNA encodes the following proteins:
- a CDS encoding thioesterase family protein: MLRRRGRSGGREDEISDQDVIGSEFTCVVRPEWIDNNRHMNMGYYLVVFDLATDAWMRRIGLDERHRAGRAVTTFCLEAHVTYHREVREGDPLRFTTQLLAFDAKRMHYIHAMYHRDSGYLAATNELVSLHVSQETRRGAPMAPEILRGLAGVQRAHDRVPRPPQVGRVMGLSARPTTR, from the coding sequence ATGCTGCGACGGCGGGGGAGATCGGGGGGCCGGGAGGACGAGATCAGCGATCAGGACGTGATCGGATCGGAGTTCACGTGCGTGGTGCGTCCCGAGTGGATCGACAACAACCGGCACATGAACATGGGCTACTACCTGGTCGTGTTCGACCTGGCCACCGACGCGTGGATGCGGCGCATCGGACTGGACGAGCGACATCGAGCCGGGCGGGCGGTGACCACGTTCTGCCTGGAGGCGCACGTCACCTACCATCGGGAGGTGCGCGAGGGTGATCCGCTTCGGTTCACCACCCAGCTGCTGGCCTTCGACGCCAAGCGCATGCACTACATCCACGCCATGTATCACCGCGACTCGGGCTATCTGGCCGCGACCAACGAGCTGGTGTCGCTGCACGTGAGCCAGGAGACGCGACGCGGAGCCCCGATGGCTCCCGAGATCCTTCGGGGCCTGGCGGGCGTCCAGCGCGCTCACGACCGGGTGCCGCGGCCGCCGCAGGTCGGCCGCGTGATGGGACTGTCGGCGCGGCCCACGACGCGCTAG
- a CDS encoding EAL domain-containing protein, with protein sequence MGTEELNRELAFAGQKVKQKVIFALTLASVIPLLILTYAFQAPVRNMLGPIGQYTETFTMPALLIFTGLLMAGGAFVVWDVASAISRAANLATTAKLSDLPTTPTRKDEIGTLMTSFAKMLATIEQQTDEINQFPKRLDQLARQAFRDSLTSMPNRALFMDRLSHALTRTERRGEQLAVLFLDLDRFKVVNDSLGHSVGDQLLVGVSQRLAACLRPEDTIARLGGDEFAILLEDVKDDRGPTSVADRLTAELQQPFKVEGREVIITVSIGIAMSTAKRMTPEDILRDADLAMYHAKGKGKARYEVFDKSMNAPAQERMDLELDLRNAVTRGEFTLHYQPVVDLPSGRITEVEALVRWRHPQRGLLFPADFVGLSEETGLIVPLGRWVLHEACRQTRQWQLASPGTPLAISVNISARQLQQPGLVEEIAAVLRDTRLDPSTLRLEITETVVMHDAPATLAKLEALKAIGVQLAIDDFGTGYSSLGYLKRFPVDTLKIDRSFVKGIGGNVEDSAIVRAVITVAKSLNLSVTAEGIETAEQLEHLRALGCDHGQGYFFAKPLTSDRVPALLLSTSPWGARSDPTVTNGHASHN encoded by the coding sequence GTGGGCACCGAAGAGCTGAACCGGGAGCTGGCTTTCGCGGGTCAGAAGGTCAAGCAGAAGGTCATCTTCGCCCTCACCCTCGCCTCGGTCATCCCGCTGCTGATCCTGACCTATGCGTTCCAGGCGCCCGTTCGAAACATGCTCGGGCCGATCGGTCAGTACACCGAGACGTTCACGATGCCCGCCCTGCTCATCTTCACCGGCCTGCTCATGGCCGGCGGCGCCTTCGTGGTGTGGGACGTGGCCTCGGCGATCTCGCGCGCGGCCAACCTCGCCACCACCGCGAAGCTCTCGGACCTGCCCACGACGCCCACCCGCAAAGACGAGATCGGCACGCTGATGACCTCGTTCGCCAAGATGCTCGCCACCATCGAGCAGCAGACCGACGAGATCAACCAGTTCCCGAAGCGGCTCGACCAGCTGGCGCGTCAGGCCTTCCGCGATTCCCTGACCAGCATGCCGAACCGGGCGCTCTTCATGGATCGGCTCTCGCACGCCCTCACCCGCACCGAGCGGCGCGGCGAGCAGCTCGCGGTGCTGTTCCTCGATCTCGATCGCTTCAAGGTCGTCAACGACAGCCTCGGCCACAGCGTGGGCGACCAGCTACTGGTGGGAGTGAGCCAGCGGCTCGCCGCCTGTCTCCGTCCCGAGGACACCATCGCTCGGCTCGGCGGCGATGAGTTCGCGATCCTCCTGGAAGACGTGAAGGACGACCGGGGCCCGACGTCGGTGGCCGATCGCCTCACCGCCGAGCTGCAGCAGCCGTTCAAGGTCGAGGGACGCGAGGTCATCATCACGGTCAGCATCGGCATCGCGATGAGTACCGCCAAGCGCATGACCCCCGAGGACATCCTGCGTGACGCCGACCTGGCCATGTACCACGCCAAGGGCAAGGGCAAGGCCCGCTACGAAGTCTTCGACAAGAGCATGAACGCGCCGGCCCAGGAGCGGATGGACCTCGAGCTGGACCTGCGCAACGCGGTGACGCGCGGCGAGTTCACCCTGCACTACCAGCCGGTCGTCGACCTGCCGAGCGGGCGCATCACCGAGGTGGAGGCCCTGGTCCGCTGGAGGCACCCGCAGCGCGGCCTGCTCTTCCCCGCCGACTTCGTCGGCCTCTCCGAGGAGACCGGCCTCATCGTTCCCCTCGGCCGCTGGGTCCTCCACGAGGCCTGCCGGCAAACCCGCCAGTGGCAGCTCGCGTCCCCCGGCACCCCGCTCGCCATCAGCGTGAACATCTCGGCGCGCCAGCTGCAGCAGCCCGGTCTCGTGGAGGAGATCGCCGCGGTGCTGCGGGACACCCGCCTCGACCCGTCCACGCTCCGGCTCGAGATCACCGAGACGGTGGTCATGCACGACGCGCCCGCCACCCTGGCCAAGCTGGAGGCGCTGAAGGCCATCGGCGTGCAGCTGGCCATCGACGACTTCGGCACGGGCTACTCGTCGCTCGGCTATCTCAAGCGCTTCCCGGTCGACACGCTCAAGATCGACCGCTCGTTCGTGAAGGGCATCGGCGGCAACGTGGAGGACAGCGCGATCGTGCGGGCCGTGATCACGGTGGCCAAGAGCCTCAATCTCTCGGTGACCGCCGAGGGCATCGAGACCGCCGAGCAGCTCGAGCATCTGCGCGCCCTCGGTTGCGATCACGGTCAGGGCTACTTCTTCGCGAAGCCGCTCACCAGCGACCGCGTGCCGGCGCTTCTGCTCTCCACGTCGCCCTGGGGGGCGCGCTCGGATCCCACGGTCACCAACGGGCACGCGAGCCACAACTAG
- a CDS encoding NADH-quinone oxidoreductase subunit A, whose protein sequence is MSGYLPVIIYLGLIVAFAVVSLGMAKVLRPARPYASKIENYECGAEPIGEAWVQFPVGFYLVALIFIVFDALAVFLFPWALVLRPLGLPAMATMGLFVAILSLGWVYAYKEGILEWK, encoded by the coding sequence TTGTCAGGGTATCTGCCGGTCATCATCTATCTGGGTTTGATCGTGGCGTTCGCGGTGGTGTCGCTGGGCATGGCCAAGGTGCTCCGCCCGGCCCGGCCGTACGCGTCCAAGATCGAGAACTACGAGTGTGGGGCCGAGCCGATCGGCGAGGCGTGGGTGCAGTTCCCGGTCGGCTTCTATCTGGTCGCGCTGATCTTCATCGTGTTCGATGCGCTGGCCGTGTTCCTGTTCCCGTGGGCCCTCGTCCTGCGCCCTCTCGGGCTGCCCGCCATGGCGACCATGGGCCTGTTCGTCGCGATCCTCTCCCTGGGCTGGGTGTATGCCTACAAGGAGGGGATACTCGAATGGAAATAA
- a CDS encoding NADH-quinone oxidoreductase subunit B family protein, translating to MEIKAPTPQIPPAVWTEFKDLQEWEKYRQERPEGDKHSALFESVAEGIHQFPGGFVVTSVADAFLNWARKSSVWPVTFGLACCAIEMMATFASRFDVERLGMVPWASPRHSDLMIVSGTVTIKMAPMLKRIYDQMPDPKWAVSMGSCANSGGPFRHGYHVVKGVDRVIPVDVYVPGCPPPPESLLNGLLLLQEQITYFRKTGKRAAPTEKVD from the coding sequence ATGGAAATAAAGGCGCCGACCCCACAGATCCCGCCGGCGGTCTGGACCGAATTCAAGGACCTGCAGGAGTGGGAGAAATACCGGCAGGAGAGGCCGGAGGGCGACAAGCACTCGGCCTTGTTCGAGAGTGTCGCCGAGGGCATCCACCAGTTCCCGGGCGGCTTCGTGGTCACCAGCGTGGCCGACGCGTTTCTCAACTGGGCGCGGAAGTCGTCGGTGTGGCCGGTGACCTTCGGCCTCGCGTGCTGCGCGATCGAGATGATGGCCACGTTCGCGTCGCGCTTCGACGTGGAGCGGCTCGGCATGGTGCCCTGGGCCTCGCCGCGGCACTCGGATCTGATGATCGTCTCCGGCACCGTCACCATCAAGATGGCCCCGATGCTCAAGCGTATCTACGACCAGATGCCGGATCCGAAGTGGGCGGTATCGATGGGCTCGTGCGCCAACTCGGGCGGCCCGTTCCGCCACGGTTATCACGTGGTGAAGGGCGTGGACCGAGTGATCCCGGTGGACGTCTACGTGCCGGGGTGCCCGCCGCCCCCCGAGTCTCTGCTGAACGGGCTGCTGCTCCTGCAGGAGCAGATCACGTACTTCCGCAAGACGGGAAAGCGCGCCGCCCCCACCGAGAAGGTCGACTGA
- a CDS encoding NADH-quinone oxidoreductase subunit C: protein MSHDQARVRIQERFGVAAEGDGPLLAVSVPADRWVELATFARDTLGCLYFNFLSAVDWKEQGLEVVTRVENLDVGLAVMMKTRLGPGQTECASLQPLYPGADWMERECYDMFGIRFAGHSDLRRILLPQDWEGHPLLKSYAVDTPHPPYR, encoded by the coding sequence GTGAGCCACGACCAGGCGCGGGTCCGGATCCAGGAGCGCTTCGGCGTGGCCGCCGAGGGCGACGGGCCCCTTCTCGCCGTATCCGTGCCGGCCGACCGGTGGGTCGAGCTCGCGACTTTCGCCCGGGACACGCTGGGCTGCCTCTACTTCAACTTCCTGAGCGCGGTGGACTGGAAGGAGCAAGGCCTCGAAGTGGTGACGCGCGTCGAGAATCTCGACGTCGGGCTCGCGGTCATGATGAAGACGCGCCTGGGCCCCGGCCAGACGGAGTGCGCGTCGCTGCAGCCGCTCTACCCGGGCGCCGACTGGATGGAGCGCGAGTGCTACGACATGTTCGGGATCCGCTTCGCCGGGCATTCCGATCTGCGTCGCATCCTGCTGCCCCAGGACTGGGAGGGCCACCCGCTGCTGAAATCGTACGCGGTGGACACGCCACACCCGCCGTATCGCTGA
- a CDS encoding NIPSNAP family protein, whose translation MIYELRTYTLMPGKQAEYLKLNGEIGRKIRGDKYGKLEGYWSTEFGTLNQLVHLWSYPDLNERERLRAALAKDEAWTREYIPKIRPMMLTQENKILSAVVPMTPPSDTGNVYELRWYRAHVGKLGEWLGLFKEILPFREKFTRRVGVWQTEVAQLNEVVHLWVYRDLNDRAAARGKMAHEPEWQTFLGKSTPLLATMQAIVLQPAPFSPMR comes from the coding sequence ATGATCTACGAGCTGCGCACGTACACCTTGATGCCGGGCAAGCAGGCGGAGTACCTCAAGCTGAACGGCGAGATCGGCCGCAAGATCCGCGGCGACAAGTACGGCAAGCTGGAGGGCTACTGGTCCACCGAGTTCGGCACCCTCAATCAGCTGGTGCACCTGTGGAGCTACCCGGACCTCAACGAGCGCGAGCGGCTGCGGGCGGCGCTCGCCAAGGACGAGGCGTGGACCAGGGAGTACATCCCGAAGATCCGGCCGATGATGCTGACGCAGGAGAACAAGATCCTCTCGGCGGTGGTGCCGATGACCCCGCCGTCGGACACCGGCAACGTGTACGAGCTGCGCTGGTACCGCGCCCACGTGGGCAAGCTCGGCGAGTGGCTGGGTCTGTTCAAGGAGATCCTGCCCTTTCGCGAGAAGTTCACCCGGCGGGTCGGGGTATGGCAGACCGAGGTCGCGCAGCTGAACGAGGTCGTGCACCTGTGGGTCTATCGCGACCTGAACGACCGGGCGGCGGCCCGCGGCAAGATGGCGCACGAGCCCGAGTGGCAGACGTTCCTCGGCAAATCCACACCGCTGCTCGCCACCATGCAGGCCATCGTACTGCAACCCGCGCCGTTCTCGCCGATGCGCTAA
- a CDS encoding NADH-quinone oxidoreductase subunit D, whose product MDPEARKVIELGYGGSERLTMNMGPQHPSAHGVFRAILTLEGETVVAVDAVIGYLHRCHEKLGESLTYTQYPSIASKTDYVAAMTSELAYVRAAEMVGKVEVPRRAQYLRVIMAELQRIASHCLWLGTWCLDMGGALGGGATVFLYCIREREWVLDLFEALVGARLLYGFHQVGGTRYDIPAGWAQKCRETIGLIERRLDEYEDMLERNAFFLARTQGVGVISRNLAQTVGVSGPLIRGSGVSYDIRRLEPYSSYEDFDFKVPVETAGDCYARYRVRMVEFRESINIVRQALDGLPEGPVSSRPGVKSVGQVRVAKGEGYARVEGARGEVGCYLVSDGSAKPYRMKWRGASFSNLSILPHILIGCKVADVVAIMGSVDPVFGEVDR is encoded by the coding sequence ATGGATCCGGAAGCCAGGAAAGTCATCGAGCTGGGCTACGGCGGCAGCGAGCGCCTCACCATGAACATGGGGCCGCAGCACCCGTCCGCCCACGGCGTGTTCCGCGCGATCCTGACCCTCGAGGGCGAAACGGTGGTGGCGGTGGACGCGGTGATCGGCTATCTGCACCGCTGCCACGAAAAGCTGGGCGAGTCGCTGACCTACACCCAGTACCCCTCGATCGCGTCGAAGACCGACTACGTGGCCGCGATGACCAGCGAGCTGGCCTACGTGCGCGCGGCCGAGATGGTGGGCAAGGTCGAGGTGCCGCGGCGCGCCCAGTACCTGCGGGTGATCATGGCCGAGCTGCAGCGCATCGCCTCGCATTGCCTCTGGCTCGGTACCTGGTGCCTGGACATGGGCGGGGCGCTCGGCGGCGGGGCCACCGTCTTCCTCTACTGCATCCGCGAGCGCGAGTGGGTCCTCGACCTGTTCGAGGCCCTGGTGGGCGCGCGGCTACTCTACGGCTTCCACCAGGTGGGCGGCACGCGCTACGACATTCCCGCCGGCTGGGCCCAGAAGTGCCGCGAGACCATCGGCCTGATCGAGCGGCGCCTCGACGAGTACGAGGACATGCTCGAGCGCAACGCCTTCTTCCTGGCCCGGACCCAGGGGGTGGGCGTCATCTCGCGCAACCTCGCCCAGACCGTCGGCGTCTCCGGGCCGCTGATCCGGGGCTCCGGGGTCAGCTACGACATTCGCCGGCTCGAGCCCTACTCCTCCTACGAGGATTTCGACTTCAAGGTGCCGGTGGAGACCGCCGGGGACTGCTACGCGCGCTACCGGGTGCGGATGGTGGAGTTCCGCGAGTCGATCAACATCGTGCGGCAGGCGCTGGACGGCCTGCCCGAGGGCCCCGTGTCCTCGCGACCGGGCGTCAAGTCGGTGGGGCAGGTGCGGGTGGCCAAGGGTGAAGGCTACGCGCGGGTCGAAGGCGCCCGCGGTGAGGTGGGCTGCTACCTGGTCTCCGACGGCAGCGCCAAGCCCTACCGCATGAAATGGCGGGGGGCGTCGTTCTCGAACCTCTCGATCCTGCCGCACATCCTCATCGGCTGCAAGGTCGCCGACGTGGTGGCGATCATGGGCTCGGTGGACCCGGTCTTCGGCGAGGTCGACCGCTAG
- the nuoH gene encoding NADH-quinone oxidoreductase subunit NuoH: MIGEVFNAFVVGFIVLNVIIGMVTYVTLLERKFAARMQSRIGPYRVGPHGLLQPIADAVKLMMKEDVVPRLADRSVYNLAPIVFLVPCMFIFATLPFAPGLGIADLNIGILFFLAVSAMEIVGLFMGGWGSNNKYALLSAMRAVNQIISYDLPFIFVALVPVLFAGSLRLSDIATAQGDLWYVAWFPFGTLAFLFYVVATLAAENRVPFDILEAESELVAGFRVEYSGMKFALIQLGEYAHIIGTSFLGALLFLGAWGGPWADTSPWWGALWFLLKAMFVFLLVTWIRWSFVRIRADQILAISWKLLLPASLLLLMATALQVVLTSGNG, translated from the coding sequence ATGATCGGGGAGGTGTTCAACGCGTTCGTCGTAGGGTTCATCGTTCTCAACGTGATCATCGGCATGGTGACCTACGTCACGCTGCTGGAGCGCAAGTTCGCCGCGCGCATGCAGTCACGCATCGGTCCTTATCGGGTGGGTCCGCACGGTCTCCTGCAGCCGATCGCGGACGCGGTGAAGCTCATGATGAAGGAGGACGTGGTCCCGCGGCTGGCCGACCGCTCGGTCTACAACCTCGCCCCGATCGTGTTCCTCGTGCCGTGCATGTTCATCTTCGCCACGCTGCCCTTCGCCCCCGGCCTGGGGATCGCCGACCTCAACATCGGGATCCTCTTCTTCCTGGCGGTGTCGGCGATGGAGATCGTCGGCCTCTTCATGGGCGGCTGGGGGTCCAACAACAAGTACGCGCTGCTCTCCGCGATGCGGGCGGTCAACCAGATCATCTCCTACGACCTGCCCTTCATCTTCGTGGCGCTCGTGCCGGTCCTCTTCGCGGGCTCGCTCCGCCTCTCCGACATCGCGACGGCCCAGGGGGATCTCTGGTACGTGGCGTGGTTTCCGTTCGGGACGCTCGCGTTCCTGTTCTACGTGGTGGCCACGCTGGCCGCGGAGAACCGCGTGCCGTTCGACATCCTGGAGGCGGAGTCGGAGCTGGTGGCCGGTTTCCGCGTCGAGTACTCGGGCATGAAGTTCGCGCTGATCCAGCTCGGCGAGTACGCCCACATCATCGGCACCTCGTTCCTGGGGGCGCTCCTGTTCCTGGGCGCGTGGGGCGGGCCGTGGGCGGATACCTCGCCGTGGTGGGGCGCGCTCTGGTTCCTGCTCAAGGCCATGTTCGTCTTCCTCCTGGTGACCTGGATCCGCTGGAGCTTCGTGCGCATCCGGGCCGATCAGATCCTGGCCATCTCCTGGAAGCTCCTGCTGCCCGCCAGCCTCCTGCTGCTGATGGCGACGGCGCTCCAGGTGGTGCTGACGAGCGGCAATGGCTAG